A single Micromonospora sp. CCTCC AA 2012012 DNA region contains:
- a CDS encoding GNAT family N-acetyltransferase codes for MFAIALAPDAELRPLEPWRAEEFLAHLDRARAHIVPWVSPSFVATDPVSARAVLQRYADLWARDAGGIWGIWLDGTLVGGVMLVAFDAARGVCEAGCWLEPAAEGRGLVTAAVRRIVDWAIRERGIQRVEWRTNPANARSIAVARRLGMRHDGTLRALYPGPDGRIDLAVWSVLAPEWPV; via the coding sequence ATGTTCGCGATCGCCCTGGCCCCCGACGCCGAGCTGCGCCCGCTGGAGCCCTGGCGGGCCGAGGAGTTCCTCGCCCATCTCGACCGGGCCCGCGCGCACATCGTCCCCTGGGTGTCGCCGTCCTTCGTCGCCACCGATCCGGTGTCGGCCCGCGCGGTGCTCCAGCGCTACGCCGACCTCTGGGCGCGGGACGCCGGTGGCATCTGGGGGATCTGGCTCGACGGCACCCTGGTCGGTGGGGTGATGCTGGTCGCCTTCGACGCCGCGCGCGGGGTCTGCGAGGCCGGCTGCTGGCTGGAGCCGGCCGCCGAGGGCCGGGGTCTGGTGACGGCCGCGGTACGCCGCATCGTCGACTGGGCGATCCGGGAGCGCGGCATCCAGCGCGTGGAGTGGCGCACCAACCCCGCCAACGCCCGCAGCATCGCGGTGGCGCGTCGCCTCGGCATGCGCCACGACGGCACCCTTCGCGCGCTGTACCCCGGACCCGACGGACGGATCGACCTCGCGGTCTGGTCGGTGCTGGCCCCGGAGTGGCCGGTCTGA
- the pgi gene encoding glucose-6-phosphate isomerase: MAVDVTTTDEWQALRKHAEAVRGTHLRELFAADGQRGDRLTGEVADLHVDYSKNLVTDETLRLLTALAERVRLTDRIAAMFAGEHINSTEDRAVLHTALRLPRDAELVVDGQDVVADVHAVLDRMAAFAERVRSGAWRGHTGERITCVVNIGIGGSDLGPVMAYEALKAYRDAGISCRFVSNIDPTDIHDKTTDLDPATTLFVVVSKTFSTQETLANADQARRWLLAGLDADDSAVARHFVAVSTNAQRVADFGIDPENMFGFWDWVGGRYSLPSAVGLSVMLAIGPERFRELLAGYHAVDEHFRTTPVERNVPALLGLLNVWYTDFLDAQTHAVLPYSQYLHRFPAYLQQLTMESNGKSVTVDGRPVTYPTGEIFWGEPGTNGQHAFYQLIHQGTRLIPADFIAFSRPNHDLGDMHDLFMSNFFAQTAALAFGRTKEQVEAEGTPANVVPHRVMPGNHPTTSIIAPKLTPSTLGQLIALYEHIVFTEGTVWDINPFDQWGVELGKVMANQLAPKLTGSNPDLGDVDSSTAALIRRYRSERGRD, from the coding sequence ATGGCTGTGGACGTCACCACCACCGACGAATGGCAGGCCCTGCGCAAGCACGCCGAGGCGGTGCGCGGCACCCACCTGCGGGAGCTGTTCGCCGCCGACGGGCAGCGGGGTGACCGGCTCACCGGCGAGGTCGCCGACCTGCACGTCGACTACAGCAAGAACCTGGTAACCGACGAGACCCTGCGGCTGCTCACCGCCCTCGCCGAGCGGGTCCGGCTGACCGACCGGATCGCCGCGATGTTCGCCGGTGAGCACATCAACTCCACCGAGGACCGGGCCGTCCTGCACACCGCACTGCGGCTGCCCCGCGACGCCGAACTGGTGGTCGACGGGCAGGACGTCGTCGCCGACGTGCACGCCGTGCTGGACCGGATGGCGGCCTTCGCCGAGCGGGTCCGGTCCGGGGCGTGGCGCGGCCACACCGGCGAGCGGATCACATGCGTGGTCAACATCGGCATCGGCGGGTCCGACCTCGGTCCGGTGATGGCGTACGAGGCGCTCAAGGCGTACCGGGACGCGGGGATCAGCTGCCGCTTCGTCTCCAACATCGACCCCACCGACATCCACGACAAGACCACCGACCTGGACCCGGCGACCACGCTCTTCGTCGTGGTGTCGAAGACCTTCTCCACCCAGGAGACCCTCGCCAACGCCGACCAGGCGCGGCGCTGGCTGCTCGCCGGGCTGGACGCCGACGACTCGGCGGTGGCCCGGCACTTCGTCGCGGTCAGCACCAACGCCCAGCGGGTCGCCGACTTCGGCATCGACCCGGAGAACATGTTCGGCTTCTGGGACTGGGTGGGCGGTCGCTACTCGCTCCCGTCCGCCGTGGGGTTGTCGGTGATGCTGGCGATCGGGCCGGAGCGGTTCCGCGAACTGCTGGCCGGCTACCACGCCGTCGACGAGCACTTCCGCACCACCCCGGTGGAGCGGAACGTGCCGGCGCTGCTGGGGCTGCTCAACGTCTGGTACACGGACTTCCTCGACGCCCAGACCCACGCGGTGCTGCCCTACTCGCAGTACCTGCACCGGTTCCCGGCCTACCTGCAGCAGCTCACCATGGAGAGCAACGGCAAGTCGGTGACCGTCGACGGCCGACCGGTGACGTACCCGACCGGAGAGATCTTCTGGGGCGAGCCCGGCACCAACGGCCAGCACGCCTTCTATCAGCTCATCCACCAGGGGACCCGGCTGATTCCGGCCGACTTCATCGCGTTCAGCCGGCCCAACCACGACCTGGGCGACATGCACGACCTGTTCATGTCGAACTTCTTCGCGCAGACCGCGGCGCTGGCCTTCGGCCGGACGAAGGAGCAGGTGGAGGCGGAGGGCACCCCGGCGAATGTGGTGCCGCACCGGGTGATGCCGGGCAACCACCCGACCACCTCGATCATCGCGCCGAAGCTCACCCCGTCGACGCTGGGCCAGCTGATCGCCCTCTACGAGCACATCGTCTTCACCGAGGGCACCGTCTGGGACATCAACCCGTTCGACCAGTGGGGCGTGGAGCTGGGCAAGGTGATGGCCAACCAGCTCGCGCCGAAGCTCACCGGCAGCAACCCGGACCTCGGTGACGTCGACTCCTCCACCGCCGCCCTGATCCGCCGCTACCGCAGCGAGCGCGGCCGGGACTGA
- a CDS encoding aldo/keto reductase: MRHRVLGGTGIKVSVQSLGTMMFGAVGNPDHDDCVRIVHAALDAGITTVDTADMYSAGESEVIVGKALRGRRDDVVLATKVHFPMGAGPHRGGNSRRWIVRAVDESLRRLDTDWIDLYQVHRPDHTTDIEETLGALTDLVRAGKIRAFGCSTFPAEEIVESHHVAERRALGRFRSEQPPYSMIARGIEAAVLPVCQRYGMGVLVWSPLASGFLSGRYRHGRPVDLTTGRPAHTPARFDPAIPGNAAKYAAVEELAALADELGCSLPELAVAFTVAHPAVSSAIIGPRTMEQLDALLKGASRQLDDAVLDRIDEIVPPGTNLYQPDGVWSPPALTDPTRRRRPLADRAAASGPAGRGAPTGRS, encoded by the coding sequence ATGCGACACCGCGTCCTCGGCGGCACCGGCATCAAGGTGAGCGTCCAGAGTCTCGGCACCATGATGTTCGGGGCGGTCGGCAACCCGGACCACGACGACTGCGTGCGGATCGTCCACGCCGCCCTCGACGCGGGCATCACCACCGTGGACACCGCCGACATGTACTCCGCCGGCGAGTCCGAGGTGATCGTGGGCAAGGCGCTGCGAGGCCGGCGCGACGACGTGGTGCTGGCGACGAAGGTGCACTTCCCGATGGGTGCGGGCCCCCATCGCGGCGGCAACTCCCGGCGCTGGATCGTCCGGGCGGTCGACGAGAGCCTGCGCCGGCTGGACACCGACTGGATCGACCTCTACCAGGTGCACCGCCCCGACCACACCACCGACATCGAAGAGACCCTGGGCGCGCTCACCGACCTGGTCCGGGCCGGCAAGATCCGGGCGTTCGGCTGCTCCACCTTCCCGGCCGAGGAGATCGTCGAGTCGCACCACGTCGCCGAGCGGCGGGCACTCGGCCGGTTCCGCAGCGAGCAGCCGCCGTACTCGATGATCGCCCGGGGGATCGAGGCCGCGGTGCTGCCGGTCTGCCAGCGGTACGGCATGGGGGTGCTGGTGTGGAGCCCGCTCGCCTCCGGCTTCCTCTCCGGCCGCTACCGGCACGGCCGACCCGTCGACCTCACCACCGGCCGGCCCGCGCACACGCCGGCCCGTTTCGACCCGGCGATCCCCGGCAACGCCGCCAAGTACGCCGCGGTCGAGGAGCTCGCCGCGCTCGCCGACGAGCTGGGGTGCAGCCTGCCCGAGCTGGCCGTGGCGTTCACCGTGGCGCACCCGGCGGTCAGCTCCGCGATCATCGGTCCGCGCACGATGGAGCAGCTGGACGCGCTGCTCAAGGGGGCGTCGCGGCAACTCGACGACGCCGTCCTCGACCGGATCGACGAGATCGTGCCGCCCGGCACCAACCTCTACCAGCCGGACGGGGTCTGGTCACCGCCGGCGCTCACCGATCCGACCCGCCGACGCCGCCCGCTCGCCGACCGGGCGGCGGCGTCAGGACCGGCCGGCCGGGGCGCCCCGACCGGCCGGTCCTGA
- a CDS encoding type II toxin-antitoxin system Phd/YefM family antitoxin: MAVPALAHRTDPPRALPLREVRTRLTQLVALAELTDTVTMVTRDGDPRPIAAIVPASAARTAAQARADAERVAAVTAGWSRRLEELHRQSSRRHAAELRAVTDALAEVWAELDRRSPAGDPALARLRAAHADLLRD, encoded by the coding sequence ATGGCTGTCCCCGCTCTGGCCCACCGGACCGACCCGCCACGCGCCCTGCCCCTGCGGGAGGTCCGCACCCGACTCACCCAGCTCGTCGCGCTGGCCGAGCTGACCGACACGGTCACCATGGTCACCCGCGACGGTGATCCCCGCCCGATCGCCGCGATCGTGCCCGCCTCCGCCGCCCGCACCGCCGCCCAGGCCCGCGCCGACGCCGAACGGGTCGCCGCGGTCACCGCGGGCTGGTCCCGGCGGCTGGAGGAGCTGCACCGGCAGAGCAGCCGACGGCACGCGGCCGAGCTGCGCGCGGTGACCGACGCCCTCGCCGAGGTCTGGGCCGAGCTGGACCGGCGGTCGCCGGCCGGCGACCCGGCACTGGCCCGGCTCCGCGCCGCGCACGCCGACCTGCTCCGCGACTGA
- a CDS encoding transporter substrate-binding domain-containing protein, translating into MSQVSEADPAVPVVDDVDIAPTGFSRFRELRLAVLLVVLVVLALAVVGVATATGPPTLDDLRAEAGLDGRQELLIGVKDDQPGISQVMEDGSYRGFDIDIAYLVAEELGFKRRQVRFLPIESEDRARRQAYDGSKFVTVDLVVASYSITAQRREQGVVFSEPYLRTEQSVVTLRSDRRRVDGLGDLRGRRVCTLATSTSEQRLHAYGAVASGRNRISECVQDLYDGRVDAVTTDAAILAGFVAPPAADARPKHPLHGVKPLRHWDIGEDLEERWGINTGPNPAMRDLVDHALYEAATRPGRDGWDVAFETNLAREQPANGPQQVAVGQQPECRKVKVRQWPWQSMVLAPSEPARRSARRGRRGRGRGSSGC; encoded by the coding sequence GTGAGTCAGGTCAGCGAAGCGGACCCGGCCGTCCCGGTCGTGGACGACGTCGACATCGCCCCGACCGGCTTCTCCCGCTTCCGCGAGCTGCGGCTGGCGGTCCTGCTCGTCGTGCTGGTGGTGCTCGCCCTCGCGGTCGTCGGCGTGGCCACCGCCACCGGTCCGCCCACGCTGGACGACCTGCGCGCCGAGGCCGGCCTGGACGGTCGGCAGGAGCTGCTGATCGGGGTCAAGGACGACCAGCCGGGCATCTCCCAGGTGATGGAGGACGGCAGCTACCGCGGCTTCGACATCGACATCGCCTACCTGGTCGCGGAGGAGCTCGGGTTCAAGCGCCGGCAGGTGCGGTTCCTGCCCATCGAGAGTGAGGACCGGGCGCGGCGGCAGGCGTACGACGGGTCGAAGTTCGTCACCGTGGACCTGGTGGTCGCCTCCTACAGCATCACCGCGCAGCGGCGGGAGCAGGGCGTCGTCTTCTCCGAGCCGTACCTGCGGACCGAGCAGTCGGTGGTGACGCTGCGCAGCGACCGGCGCCGGGTCGACGGCCTCGGTGACCTGCGGGGCCGCCGGGTCTGCACCCTGGCGACCTCCACCTCGGAGCAGCGGCTGCACGCGTACGGTGCGGTGGCCAGCGGCCGGAACCGGATCAGCGAGTGCGTCCAGGACCTCTACGACGGCCGGGTCGACGCGGTGACCACCGACGCCGCGATCCTCGCCGGCTTCGTCGCGCCGCCGGCCGCCGACGCCCGACCGAAGCACCCGCTGCACGGGGTCAAGCCGCTGCGGCACTGGGACATCGGCGAGGATCTCGAGGAGAGGTGGGGCATCAACACCGGCCCCAACCCGGCGATGCGGGACCTGGTCGACCACGCCCTCTACGAGGCGGCCACCCGTCCCGGCCGGGACGGGTGGGACGTGGCGTTCGAGACCAATCTCGCCCGGGAACAGCCCGCCAACGGGCCGCAGCAGGTGGCGGTGGGGCAGCAACCGGAGTGTCGGAAGGTGAAGGTGCGGCAGTGGCCGTGGCAGTCGATGGTCCTGGCCCCTTCGGAGCCCGCCCGCCGGTCGGCCCGGCGCGGCCGAAGGGGGCGCGGCAGGGGCAGCAGTGGCTGCTGA
- a CDS encoding MFS transporter, translating to MSTSATARRISVLLALALSAFAFNTTENLPIGLLPLLARDLDVSLPAAGHLVTGYGLAVALASLPLAQVTRGVPRRWLLAGVLAVLALATLVAVGTTSYPVLLAARIVTAFAQAVFWAVTAPVAVSLFSPAVRGRVVAVMSVGGSLATVLGVPAGTWLGQRDGWRLPFLLVALAAGVALVVVVALLPTSRPDAGHGAYAAEPHPGRFAVVLVVTAVSVTGMFAGFTYVARFLTGPAGFPEPSVGGLLLAFGAAGIAGVVVVGRLLDRFPRGTLVATVGGQAVALLGLGLLAAQPAAVVGLLALLGATAAPVFTVTQARILQVTPGRTELGFAANSVAFNVGIALGALLGGLALPAYGERGAFVLGGLVTLAALAAALAEPLLARRPAPVPATG from the coding sequence GTGTCCACCTCTGCCACCGCCCGCCGGATCAGCGTCCTGCTGGCGCTCGCGCTCTCCGCGTTCGCCTTCAACACCACCGAGAACCTGCCCATCGGGCTGCTGCCGCTGCTCGCCCGCGACCTCGACGTCTCGCTGCCCGCGGCCGGTCACCTGGTCACCGGGTACGGGCTGGCCGTCGCGCTGGCCTCGCTGCCGCTGGCCCAGGTGACCCGTGGCGTGCCCCGCCGGTGGCTGCTCGCCGGGGTGCTGGCGGTGCTGGCGCTCGCCACCCTGGTCGCCGTCGGCACGACCAGCTACCCGGTGCTGCTCGCCGCCCGGATCGTGACCGCCTTCGCCCAGGCCGTCTTCTGGGCGGTCACCGCCCCGGTGGCGGTGAGTCTCTTCTCCCCCGCCGTCCGGGGCCGGGTCGTCGCGGTGATGTCCGTCGGTGGGTCGCTGGCCACCGTGCTGGGCGTACCGGCCGGCACCTGGCTCGGGCAGCGGGACGGCTGGCGGCTGCCGTTCCTGCTGGTCGCCCTCGCCGCCGGGGTCGCGCTGGTCGTGGTCGTCGCGCTGCTGCCGACCAGCCGACCCGACGCCGGCCACGGCGCGTACGCCGCCGAACCGCACCCGGGGCGGTTCGCCGTGGTGCTGGTCGTCACGGCGGTCTCGGTCACCGGCATGTTCGCCGGCTTCACGTACGTCGCCCGGTTCCTCACCGGGCCCGCCGGCTTCCCCGAGCCCTCGGTCGGCGGGCTGCTGCTCGCCTTCGGGGCGGCCGGGATCGCCGGGGTGGTCGTCGTCGGGCGGCTGCTGGACCGGTTCCCCCGGGGCACACTGGTGGCGACCGTCGGTGGGCAGGCGGTCGCCCTGCTCGGCCTGGGGCTGCTCGCGGCGCAGCCGGCTGCCGTGGTGGGGCTGCTGGCCCTGCTGGGCGCCACGGCGGCACCGGTCTTCACCGTCACCCAGGCGCGCATCCTCCAGGTCACGCCGGGGCGCACGGAGCTGGGTTTCGCGGCCAACTCGGTGGCCTTCAACGTCGGCATCGCGCTCGGCGCGCTGCTGGGCGGGTTGGCCCTGCCGGCGTACGGGGAGCGCGGGGCCTTCGTCCTGGGTGGCCTGGTGACGCTGGCGGCGCTGGCGGCCGCCCTCGCCGAACCCCTGCTGGCGCGGCGGCCCGCGCCCGTCCCCGCGACCGGTTGA
- a CDS encoding ABC transporter ATP-binding protein: MATVIGPRHPSEADDPAGEGDGPVLPELEDGHWMHRATEFAHTSFGAVARRLPALVREAVGLAWSTSRRDTVASIGLNVAAGVMTTLGLLATTGVLRQLFAAGPTPDRIRAALPALAVAALAVTVRGALTVAAGWAQARLIPQINYQVELRLFETTTAVELAAFDDAGFAEEMDRARDRGMAEAASIVDHTVNLVTGVVGVLATAAAVTVIQPVLLPCLLLAAVPEAATAVRMARRQYLAMLARITRRRRMWMLARLMADRHTAAEVRSYQMRDFLLTEFRRMMTVETGAQLRLARAQSVTRGLGMSATGVAAFAVYAVLGGLLLSGVVALAAAATALLALQSARSSLGVAVFATNSLYEDALYYQDYRDFLDRARDRVTGGQGRPVTGFDTIELDRVTLRYPDTDIPAVDEVSLTVRRGQVIALVGENGSGKTTLAKLIAGLYRPSTGVIRWDGVDTAELDPAATAAQVAVMTQDWWKFPFTAGQNIRIGRHDRAPGGPGPGVEDAARAAAAHDMIVDLPFGYDTLLDREFKDGHDLSGGQWQRLVAARGLYRDARLLICDEPSAALDARAEHALFQHLRRRPDRAVVLITHRLANVRHADQIFVMDRGQLVQHGSHDELMAVDGLYRELFELQASGYLARDPDHGGAASRS; the protein is encoded by the coding sequence ATGGCGACGGTGATCGGTCCACGTCACCCGTCCGAGGCGGACGATCCGGCCGGGGAGGGCGACGGTCCGGTCCTGCCGGAGCTGGAGGACGGCCACTGGATGCACCGGGCGACCGAGTTCGCGCACACCAGCTTCGGCGCGGTGGCCCGCCGGCTGCCCGCCCTGGTCCGCGAGGCGGTCGGGCTGGCCTGGTCGACCAGCCGCCGCGACACGGTCGCCTCGATCGGGCTGAACGTGGCGGCCGGCGTGATGACCACCCTCGGCCTGCTCGCCACCACCGGGGTGCTGCGCCAGCTCTTCGCCGCCGGCCCCACCCCGGACCGGATCCGCGCCGCCCTGCCGGCCCTCGCCGTCGCCGCGCTCGCGGTGACCGTCCGGGGCGCGTTGACGGTGGCCGCCGGCTGGGCGCAGGCGCGGCTCATCCCGCAGATCAACTACCAGGTGGAGCTGCGGCTCTTCGAGACCACCACGGCGGTGGAGCTGGCCGCCTTCGACGACGCCGGCTTCGCCGAGGAGATGGACCGGGCCCGGGACCGGGGGATGGCCGAGGCGGCGTCGATCGTGGACCACACCGTCAACCTGGTCACCGGCGTGGTCGGCGTGCTGGCCACCGCCGCCGCGGTGACCGTGATCCAGCCGGTGCTGCTGCCCTGCCTGCTGCTCGCGGCGGTGCCCGAGGCGGCCACGGCGGTACGGATGGCCCGCCGGCAGTACCTCGCCATGCTGGCCCGGATCACCCGGCGGCGACGGATGTGGATGCTCGCCCGGCTGATGGCCGACCGGCACACGGCCGCCGAGGTCCGGTCCTACCAGATGCGCGACTTCCTGCTCACCGAGTTCCGCCGGATGATGACCGTGGAGACCGGCGCCCAGCTGCGGCTGGCCCGGGCGCAGAGCGTCACCCGGGGGCTCGGCATGTCGGCCACCGGCGTCGCCGCCTTCGCGGTCTACGCGGTCCTGGGCGGTCTGCTGCTGAGTGGCGTGGTGGCCCTCGCCGCCGCGGCGACCGCGCTGCTGGCGCTCCAGTCGGCCCGCTCCAGCCTCGGCGTCGCGGTCTTCGCCACCAACTCGCTCTACGAGGACGCCCTCTACTACCAGGACTACCGGGACTTCCTGGACCGGGCGCGGGACCGGGTCACCGGTGGGCAGGGCCGGCCCGTCACCGGCTTCGACACCATCGAGCTGGACCGGGTGACCCTCCGCTATCCGGACACCGACATCCCGGCGGTCGACGAGGTCAGCCTGACGGTCCGGCGCGGCCAGGTGATCGCCCTGGTCGGCGAGAACGGCTCCGGCAAGACCACCCTGGCGAAGCTGATCGCCGGTCTCTACCGACCCAGCACGGGGGTGATCCGGTGGGACGGCGTGGACACCGCCGAGCTGGACCCGGCGGCGACCGCCGCCCAGGTAGCGGTGATGACGCAGGACTGGTGGAAGTTCCCGTTCACGGCGGGGCAGAACATCCGGATCGGCCGCCACGACCGGGCGCCGGGCGGGCCCGGCCCGGGCGTCGAGGACGCCGCCCGCGCCGCCGCCGCGCACGACATGATCGTCGACCTGCCCTTCGGGTACGACACGCTGCTGGACCGGGAGTTCAAGGACGGCCACGACCTCTCCGGCGGCCAGTGGCAGCGGCTGGTCGCCGCCCGGGGCCTCTATCGGGACGCCCGCCTGCTGATCTGCGACGAACCGTCGGCGGCCCTGGACGCCCGGGCGGAGCACGCGCTCTTCCAGCACCTGCGCCGCCGCCCCGACCGGGCGGTCGTGCTGATCACCCACCGGCTGGCGAACGTGCGGCACGCCGACCAGATCTTCGTGATGGACCGCGGCCAGCTGGTGCAGCACGGCAGCCACGACGAGCTGATGGCGGTCGACGGGCTCTATCGGGAGCTGTTCGAGTTGCAGGCCAGCGGCTATCTGGCCCGGGACCCCGACCATGGCGGGGCGGCCAGCCGGTCCTGA